In Lysinibacillus sp. FSL M8-0337, the following proteins share a genomic window:
- a CDS encoding carboxymuconolactone decarboxylase family protein yields MSTNSLYQKNYFNRLGEFANLSPESFHAFVKFDTLALKEGKLSAKLKELIAIAVAHTTGCPYCIELHITQAKQKNASKEEASEAIMIATALKAGSALAHGVNALNAYDGNADEELYKEQYFLRIKEFSSLHSSAFNAFIDFDTKAMKDGLLTGYDKELIAIAVAHTTGCPYCISLHVQAAKKLGVSKEEIAESIMVATALKAGSALAHGVNALNAFDQVALLT; encoded by the coding sequence ATGTCAACTAATAGTCTTTATCAAAAAAATTATTTTAATCGTTTAGGTGAATTCGCTAACCTTTCACCTGAATCGTTTCATGCCTTTGTTAAATTCGATACACTTGCATTAAAGGAAGGGAAATTATCGGCTAAATTAAAAGAGTTAATCGCCATTGCTGTGGCTCATACGACAGGTTGTCCTTATTGCATTGAATTGCATATTACACAGGCTAAACAAAAAAATGCTTCAAAAGAAGAGGCTAGTGAGGCTATTATGATTGCTACCGCACTCAAGGCGGGTTCTGCTCTAGCCCACGGGGTCAACGCCTTAAACGCCTATGATGGCAATGCGGATGAGGAACTATATAAAGAACAGTATTTTTTACGAATTAAAGAATTTTCTTCTCTACATTCTAGCGCCTTTAATGCTTTTATTGACTTTGATACAAAAGCAATGAAGGACGGGCTATTAACAGGATATGACAAAGAACTCATTGCTATTGCTGTTGCCCATACTACAGGCTGCCCTTATTGCATTTCTCTACATGTCCAAGCAGCAAAAAAATTAGGCGTTTCCAAAGAGGAAATTGCTGAGTCTATTATGGTTGCTACTGCATTAAAGGCTGGTTCTGCTTTAGCCCATGGTGTCAATGCCTTAAACGCCTTCGATCAAGTAGCCCTTCTAACGTAA
- a CDS encoding dienelactone hydrolase family protein, whose amino-acid sequence MKRKKIFILHEIYGVNDFIKDQGQTYSDSNTNVECISLYSNGKVFSYSQEKEAYQYFTQEIGFDRPLERLTLRLLEAKVQYDEVVLIGFSVGATLAWRLSNLPIHRIICIYGSRIRQYLDIHPTCPTLVILPSHEKSFDVNELKKEIERLPFVQTAQLSGKHGFMDYNNSNYCKNSYLQAQSVIHHFLHKEQL is encoded by the coding sequence ATGAAAAGAAAAAAAATCTTTATTCTACATGAAATTTACGGTGTAAATGATTTTATAAAAGATCAAGGACAAACATATAGTGATTCAAATACAAACGTAGAATGTATTTCTCTGTATTCCAACGGCAAAGTATTTTCATATAGTCAGGAAAAGGAAGCTTATCAATATTTCACGCAAGAAATCGGCTTTGATCGCCCACTTGAACGACTAACACTTCGTCTATTAGAAGCAAAAGTACAATATGATGAAGTGGTTTTAATAGGATTTAGCGTCGGTGCAACATTGGCATGGAGACTCTCTAACTTACCAATTCATCGTATTATTTGTATTTACGGCTCAAGAATACGTCAATACTTAGACATCCATCCTACATGTCCAACACTGGTCATTTTACCTAGTCATGAAAAAAGCTTTGATGTGAATGAATTGAAAAAGGAAATAGAGCGATTGCCGTTTGTACAAACTGCTCAATTAAGTGGGAAGCATGGCTTTATGGACTACAACAATTCAAACTATTGCAAAAATAGTTATTTACAGGCGCAATCTGTCATTCATCATTTTTTACATAAGGAACAGC